The Hippoglossus hippoglossus isolate fHipHip1 chromosome 10, fHipHip1.pri, whole genome shotgun sequence DNA segment TAAACCCAAaaacttttcaaacaaaagcatttctctattctttttgtgtttctacTGTGgtgttcttttctctgctgGACTAAACCACCCACCAGCCTCTAATGGGTTACGTCAACACAGGCTTGAGTGGTTGCAGGAATATTTTGTTCACAGGTGTGAATAACATCTTGGTCAAAATCttctgagtttgtgttttatctctgAAATCCCCTTTGTCACCTGGGAAGTCCGCAGCAGAAGGTGTTTGTAGTGAGGACACCTGACGTGCTCGCAGCTGTCATTGTGAGAGTTGTCGGTGGCATCTGCTTCACCTTGTTGTTCAACACGTGTTTGTTGAAGTGTTTTTCGTGGTGCTTTTTATCCGCCACAGACTTTAACCACTTGCTGCGCTCGCTGTAAATACACCTGGTGTTGCACTCTTTGACACGGAGAAGAGAGCTTTGACAATTTCttatatgaatttaaatgtcagggttaatttttttattaaacaaagggtttgtttgtttgtttgttacttcATTTGCAATGAATGCCACACATCACATTTCAATGTGTATAGACTtagttttgtattgtgttgtattttactttttttaaagctctttctaccttgctttttatttacatgtaacTATTGCACTGCCGAGCTGATACGTTTCCTCTTATCCAACGCCCTTGGGCTGTTGACCTCGTGGTAACTTGCACACGACAAATAAATCTTGAAACAAGGCAAAACTTCGGGACAATGTAGACGCAGCACAAAAGTCTCGACACATCACAAGGGTCTGAAATGAGCCTCCGTTAGGGTGCTCTCTAGTGGGGAGGAAGGGAAGTTCAGAGTTTCTACACATACAAATAGCACACACAGGTTCAACTGTGCTATTAACtgtaagttatatatatattttttaaaactcttccTGTTTGGGTCCATCCTATGGTGTGAAGCGTGGATTGCAGGATttcatgttttagtttggagCTGCTggttcttttcatttcacactgCTTTTAAAATACTATCAAAGGAGAAAACTCACAGGATAGATCGATAAAAACAGTGTAATTAATGTCAAATGATAAGTCTAGATATGTCAATATGAATAATTTTGGTGCCATTTTATTGTGGTTTAAGACCATGCTTGGCCTTATCAGGGCAGCATcccttcttttcatttttttaaatttgaatttatttctaCCAGGATAGTCCAGTCAGCAATGTTGATATAtctataatattattattacaacaacACACTAAAGAATAATCAAAGATCGGAAATAATCTGACAATTTCTACACCAAGCTTGAGAATATCAATTTGCccagtaaaagaaaaatactaaaatcaGCACTAGCAGTGGTTCAGCAGTGTATATATACTTCAGATTCAAGTTGCAGTTTTAAGATAAAATTATAACATATTCCAAAAGCGAGAGCAAATAACACAATAGGTGCAtcagtaaaaatgtaataaatgagAAAGTATACAATAGAAATTAgcatcatcaatcaatcaaattttatttgtatagcccatattcacaaatcacaatttgtctcataggggTGTGACCTCCTCTGCCctcaaccctcaacaagagtaaaactactaaaaaaaaccttttaacaggtaaagaaggtagaaacctcagagagccacatgtgagggatccctctcccaggacggacagaagtgcactagatgtcaagtgtaaaggagaacatcaagataaaggttttagcagcattgataagggttaaacattttgaagcataactgaaggtcaatgaattgatggattattgtcagtaatggtcaagtgtctgaggagaaatacgatgtatcgagcagtcctgctgcaatcatagtctatggtcagcagccaccacgatcaggatccaccatcaagatcggatgccactatcGTCCACAGTCatgtccactgccgccattaggatccatcatcagctgccacctcgatcgtggtccaccaccactatcagatgccaacacgataaaggatctgccattattatcacgatcagccagcatgATGCAGAATCCgtcatactggatccaccagtacgatctctgatacgcgatccacagatcctaatccacgatgtggccacagccgcggccctggatctgcggacgataaggcaaagggactccggggaagaagtcaagtcagtaacatgtattgatgagatatgaatttctttgatgtgataaggagggagaagaggaaggagaagctggaaagagaagctccgagtgtcatgtgtcccccgaccttctagacctgtagcagcagaactaagagcaggtctaagacaaacctggaccagctctaactataagctttatcgtaaaggaaggttttaagcctactcttaaacgtacagatggtgtctgcctcccgaactgaaagtgggagatgattccacaggagaggagcttgatagctgaaagctctggctcctactctacttttagagactttagagacgacaagtaagcctgaattctgggagcgcagtgctctagtgggttgataaggtactaacagctccttaaggtataatggtgccatattgttaagggccttgaaggtgaggaggagaattttaaattctattctagatttaaccggaagccagtgtagtgaagctaatactggagacatgtggtctctgttctttgttcttgtcaggacacgtgctgcagagtctttaacgacttcctgctggagcctgataataaggaattacaataatcaagtctggatgtaacaaaatcagaaatactttattgatcccagggtTGAAATtgtgtaaatatgaaaaatgacgttaatatttacaatgcaaactGGATAAACAGGGTGAGTGGAATTAAGATTGCACACAAAATATACTGatgatatattaaaatattgaaatccCAGATTACTTCAGAGTTGAACAAACCCAACCAGTTTCGAGTGACATCCCATAAACAAACCAAGCAAAACCAAAAACGTCAttgttgtaatttatttattattttttaaatggtaCAAATTAGGTGAATAAAAGAATGTCTGTACTGAGGCCCATCATACACAGTATAAATGTCAttgtatacattttattctttgagAACTTCAACATGTTATGAATCAACTTTCACTGCGAGTGAAatagagaaaaaagaaaaaactgccaAGTCCAGTCCACTGGGTGGCGGCAAAGCAGCTGCTCTGAAAATACATTCTTCATTCGCTTGAGATTAACCTCCTCTAAATAAActcaataaatatattaaataagttaaataatagtttaaaaagtacaacatgTAAACTTTTCCATGTTTAGCATATTGTCAGCGTAGTGTCGGTCGGCGTCATTCTTCTGTTTCTCAGCCCTGCACCGGTCTGCTTAAAgcctgaagaggaggaacaacatatatatatttaattttaatgccTACAGATATTAAACCACATTTGCAAAGCGTTGCAATagaaacaaagatgtttttggtattttacatatatttagaGGTATGTGGTGAATAGTTATAATAATGATATCGACAGTGCATTTTTAACAAACTTCCTCACCCTTTGAATTAGAGACTCCAGCCTGTCGAAGAATTCCTGGACGTTCACTTTAGGATGTGAGTCGCAGTCGTGGCACGTGGTCTGAacggggagaaggaggagaagttAACTTTGCACGCCCTCGTCTGCAGCTTTCACACGACCGAACTCTCGGTGGTGATTGATTGTGAAACACACCGGTGACATTTCCTCTTACCGTGTTGTTTCCTGAAGGACAGTATTCCACACCGCTTTTCTGCaaggggggggaaagaaatgtgttggtttttttattacaaattcCACTTTTagatattgtttgtttaaaaccGTCCCGTCCGCAACAGTTTACTCACAGTTATGGAACTATTCAGGCTCCTGTTaagttttttatgtattttgttggTGCCGTTGAAATGGACTATCAGGTTTGCATGGAAGCACTCCAAGGCCGGCAGGCAGCAGCAGTTCTGTAAtgaaacggggggggggaaaaacagtGTGAACATAGAGCACAAAAAAATATCAATGTTCAGAGTTCAAAACAGCttcttgaaaaaagaaaacagaggaattatttggtgttttttttttttactttgtttactCATTGTAAACAGTTTTGAGATGAGtgcaaaaaaagtaaatttacCCCTTgggagtttttaaaatgtgtcatttgtgtgtcttgaatttaaaatattgtatttgatttgatttacagATACACGTATACTCATCTACTGAAAATGACAATGGGACAAATAATTGATTTGCGGTAAATGAGAGGATAGATCATTCAAAAGCTGTATTTTTAGAAGCAATAACTTTTTTCATGTTACAATTTTGCATATCATCAAAATATTTCCAAGAAAGCACATTTTTCGGGTTTCATGTCATGACTTCACCATCTCAGTTGCCTTTCCACTCGCATACATGCACAACATTTACACTTAAACTGAAACTTTAACAAGTTTCCACTATTTAAAACTCAAGTTAATTTTCCTAAAATGCtttgggatgttttttttttgtccgttTCCCTCAAAGAAATCTTGGTTGATGTGACACATCTTTTCCAAGTGAAACGCTTGTTCGAGCGTTTCCACCAAATAACCGGTGAACAAGAGCAACATCCACAACAGCTGATTTGATTCCTAATTTCTTTTATGtagttttttaatataaatctgtgttttacaaAGATAGTGGCTTCAGCCTCACTCAGAAATCAGTGAGTCAGATATCTTCTTGCTCTCAGTTATGTTTGTGAGGCCGTGTGAGGAAGTGtcgtagttttttttcttttctactttctGCTCGATTACTCATCACATTTCACCGAGAGTGCAGCAGAAGCGATGAGAAAGAAAATTCACTCTGCATTCTCTCGGGTTGACTCACTGGAGACGGTGAGCCTGACAAGAAAGGAATCCGATTGGAGTTTACGAGTAACGCCGCTGAAGTTATTTTCAGATGATCTTGTTGCTCTGTTGGTTTTGCAGCATTGCATAATACAGTATTTGGTTTCTATTCCATATAATTATGCGTGTCACTAAAACGACATATTCGCATTGTGAAAGAGTTTTAATGATGCTACTTATCTGTAATGACCTGATGGACTGCAggttttttaataattaaattcttACACCAACTAAAAGCTGTTTCACTTCATCCTTTCTTAACTGAAAACCGGTTAAtatcaaatacaaaatgttgCTTGATTTAATAGGTTACTGGCTGTTCAGCTTTCTCTCTAAACTGcatcagacatatttaaaatgtgtaggTTTAGCCTTGTTTccattttactgtaaatgacgGTTGAACCATCACAGAAACCTACAGGGtgataaatttaatttaaatctgaTTTCACACTTTCACTCATTTGATGAACTCCTACAGTAGCCGGCAAATGACAATTTGTACCGGCAGCAAGTGGGAGAGCAGCAGCAATGAGTAAGCAAACCACAACTATTAGGAGTGGCAGTGACCATATTGTCGACTTCATTCTGCATCTGCTTACCTCGACATCGTGCGGTGGAGAATTCAGCATCGTCTCGTTGTGCTGCAGGACAAAAAACCAAGAACATGGATTTTAGGTCTAATTGAGACTGTGGACGGGCAGAGTTGAAGTGAAAAGTGGAGGGACTTACCTGCAGGGTTAGAGTCTTTctcacatgatccagctgccTCAGGACCTCTACTaatttcctcttctccttggTTTGGTACTCTGCGAAGCCCAAAGAGCAGCACACTGCAGCGAGGAGCAGAACAATCAGCTTCATGTTCTCAGAGTCAGACGACAGATCACCAAAAGTCAGATTTACTGGAAGTGTGGACTGCTGTGTCGCTTACCTTCTTATATGTATCCCTGAGGACACAGGAAAACCACTGGTAGAGACTTGGAAACGTGCAGAAACTGGGGTGTGAGTAACAAaattttcttttccactggCAGTCACCACTACGTGATGCGAAAGTGGCGTCAAGCGGCGCGTGCGTGGGGCCTATAGATGCATGCGTGCGCGCGAAACTCAGAGCAGCCGACAGGAAGCTACAGGAAGACGGCACTTCCCATTTTCACTTTGAATCACGTCACCGCAGCTATACTGTGTCATAGGTATAGTGTCCGTAGGTGTGGTAGTGACAACCTGAACGTATTCACTgatctacacaaacacaccgaggCTGTGGCGCGTGAAACTTCCACCCTGAGAAAAACGGCCTGTGTGAGACGAGACAACATTCGTTTGCTCGTCCTCGTGAaatggacagaaacaaaaaacatttttgtggcTGATGAATACGTATCAGATGAgatgtgagaaaatgtttcaaGTCCTCTCACTTCTGCTTTTGGTCAAACATGAAATCTTCCCAAGGAAAAGTGAGAAGACAGTTTTCTCGGGGCGGGAGacagtttgttttagtttttgtttcatgGGGAATATTACGGGGTGTGTTGTTAGTGTGTCTGTAGTTGGGGTGGGACAAAATATTGATACAGCAATAAATCTTTGTCCTGACTCATGAGATCTGATTATTGGAATCATGGCACATGTGGACACTGACAagttactttgtgtttttagacttttttgtgcatttgtaGTCTTCATTTTGACAGATATCACAAAATACATCATTTTGATTCTCTTGCAATAAATCGATTATCGAAGAGTCACTTAATCGTGATATTATCATGAGTCATGTATCATAATGTGAGTGACCCTgcgattcccccccccccccccccccccctagtcTGTTGTATGCTGCATTAGAGAAGATACTACTACTCCCACGTACTTACCTTTAATACtctaagtatatttaaaagctaGTAAGTATTTTTACTCAAATAGAGAAGTCAATGTGGTAGTTATATATAtctgagtacttcctccaccacagtTAGTAGGTCCTGAACGGGCCCTGGGGCTCCTGCTTCCCTTCTTTACTTCCTTCCTTACTTCTGTCAAGAAGATTTGATAGTTTGTCTGTTactttgcaggattacgcaaaaaccatTGGACAGATTACCGCAAAACTTGGTGgcaggatgtggtttgggtcgGGGGAAGTAGCCATAACATATTGGTGCAGATCGGGATCAGGGGCTAGATCCTGGTATCATTTTTCACCTCTGGTCACATGGTGAGAAACCgcgttttttaaacatttccttgATTTCTTAGTTAATATTTCACGGCCCTTGTTGAGAGGCCACCATGAACCAGGTTTCATCTCTTTATTGAGTTGTCGTGTTACAGAGCGTTGCATcatgcaaatgtttgtgtggagaCAGGAGGGAATATTTTCTTCTTCGGTGAGAATCATCTGCATCAGCGTTACACACTTTGGAAATTCAAGAGGCATCACATGTTAGTCAGTGTGTCCACCCGGCTCAGTCGTTCTAACCCCGTCAGCGTCCGTGCACACATTCTCTCCACATACGATCTTTACATCCGTCTTCCACGACCAGAGAGGAGGAAGCGAGAGtgagactgaaagagaaaacccctctggttctctctctctctctctctctctctgttactctccctctctctctcaatcgCTCTCTCTGAGAGCGTAAAGGAAAAGGTGGGTGGGGGCTCGACTGGTCTGAGAGGTGTTTCACCCTCTGACTCTTCTCTTATCAGGACTCTCGTCTGTGATGCACATACAGAGGGAAAATGTTTCCTCAGGTATGATTTTACAATTCAAAAGAATTTTCCTCCTCCTGGCTGCCGTCAAGGAACTTCTCCTGTAACCCACCTGTGTCTGAGTGAactgctgagctgctgaataCACACATCATGGCAAATTCACTCATTGAACTTGAgttataaaacatatatatatatattaatgttttaCGTAGGCCATGTTTGCTGAGTGTGTATTATGGGAGTGACAATAAATCGGATTCTGCCATTTTAAAACAACTCACCTGTTCACAAAGGCTT contains these protein-coding regions:
- the il21 gene encoding interleukin-21 — protein: MLNSPPHDVENCCCLPALECFHANLIVHFNGTNKIHKKLNRSLNSSITKSGVEYCPSGNNTTTCHDCDSHPKVNVQEFFDRLESLIQRALSRPVQG